ACCTGAGCTGCAGTATGATGTTTGTGCCTTGACCCTTTACATGGGACCTCAGCTGACAGTACTGGGATTTACCCTGTACCTGTAGGAGGCTGAAACCTCACACACAGCCAGGGCTGTGACCCAGCTGGGGCAGGGAACCTGTTTCTGTGCCAGAGCTGTAAAACCAAACTTGTTTGTTCCCATCCACATTTGTGCTTCGATGTGTTCACAGCATCCTTACTAAGCATTGTACACACCAAGTGCTTTATGGACGATATTGTCATTCTGACCTTCCCCAAACTGCCACTTTCTCCTTTACTGGGAGCAGAATAAGGGGATCTTTGCTGCTGGGCACTTACTTCTGTAGGATGACTTGTTTTAGTTCCTCGTGGTTGGGTGCTCTCCGGGGCCGTGCCAGTTCCTGGGGGAAGACAAGTGCATGAGTAGCACAGCAGGTGGGATgtacagcttcctccccatcagcCTGGAGAGCCCAGCAGCTGGTGCAGCACTCTGGCCCTCTGAGAAGGGGGTGCCAGCCACAACTCTGCTGGGATGCTGGCTCAGCTGTGGGCACAGTCCCTGCTCAGgtaagggagggagaggggatgtTGCTCTGGGCGGTCCTGCAGCTTGCTATGCAGAAAGTTCCTGTGGTCAAAGCTTCTGCCTGCAGCAGACAGCTGGGGCACTCGTGTCCCTGAACTCTGCCCCCCTGCTCTTTGGCCTGCTGCCACCCAGTTCAGAGTACAGTACCTTCACACTCACACCTGCTGGGCCAATTTCCACCTTCTCGTCCACAATTAACTGTACTGCCTCCTCCAAGTTCCCCAAGGCCATGGCAAGTGCCTTCTCCACTTGGCTCATGGTACAAGCAGGGAACATCTCCAGTAGCAGCTCCACCCCATCCTTCAAATCACCACCTTCCTAGTTGAAGCAAGAGAGACAGAGGTAAGCTGGGGATGTGGTAAGGAGGGGACTGTTGAAAAGGGCCTTTCTGGTTTTGCACTAAGTCAGGAAATTCATCTTGCTCTCAGCTGAACACTCGCTCTCCTCACATGCATGACTAAATCCCACTCCTGAAGCTGACAGGGGATTGTATCTTTGCAAGGACAAAACATCACTCTTCCTTAATCTCCTCCCCCTATACCTCAGCTTTTTTAAAAGTAGGGCTGCCATGAACTGGCTCATCTGTGCAGCCATGCTATGTGTCTCCTTAGAACTGAGCTTTCTGGACACTGGTGCAAATGCTTGATTGCCCTCACCTTGTGAAGTTGTATGTGCTTTGATCAGAAAAAGAAGGGACTGCTAAACATGGTGACCTGTGGCTACATCATAaggaagcacagcagcagcatttgTAGGGAGACTCGACACAGAATGACTAAGCTGCAGAGCAGGTCAGTATTGAAGAAACAGCAAGCAGAGCGTGGCAGGGCTCTGGCAGGTGCCACAATGAGGGTCATGCTGCTGTGGGAACAGGCTCGCTCAGCCAGTGATTCAGTGCTGTTAGCTCAGTATCTGCACAGCACAGGAGGTCTCTGAGAGTGGGATTGGTGTCTTCAGGACTGACACCTGGATGTGACAGCTCCCTGTGCAGATGCTGCGCAACAGCTGGGGAGAAGTGGTGATCCAACTCAAACTGTGGAGTGAGGTTGGGGGCACAGGGTGAAGCAGGATGGagcctggcctgtgctgcagaggCATCCCCAGAGTGCTGCTGTGGAATCTCCAACAGGCTCGTTGAACCATTGCTCTGGCTCATCCTTTTCAGTGGCCGGAAAGGATGAGCCAGTGATTGCTCATACTCTTCTGTCAGCACATAATTTTCTATTTCCACTTACTGACACAGTCTTGCTCAGGCCTTACAATGGAGGAGGTCACAGACACCAGTGATGCTGTGTCATAGCCTATGTTGTGGTTCCTCCCAGAGCCAGAAAATGTCCTCAGGTGGTGGTGGTAGCCTAGTGCTGTGTGACTGTGCCAGTGCTCCTGCTCCTCGGTGGGGTGCTCATACCTGGGCCCCGGCTCCGTCTCTTGTGGTGCACAGCCTCTCCCCGTTGCAGGCTCCAGCTCCAGGTTCCCGGCCCTTGGTCAGGTCTTCAGAGGGTGCTTCACTCCCACTTTCCACTGCCTTTTGGCCAGGTTTTTCTTAAAGACACAGTGATATCTCCTAAGGAACAGTCCCACTAAGCATAGAGCTCTGTGTTTTCTGTTGGCATTAGATAGCTAGTGCATTGTGTGCCGAAGCAAATCCCTTCTTAAGTGACAAGACTGGAAAGCACTGATGTTCCCCCTGCCCTCAGCAGGGACAGCCGCAGCTGTGGTCCTGCTGACCTGCAGGAACACAGTGCTAAAGCATGCTGGAGTGCCCAAGCGCTGCATTTCCAGGCCTTGCAAATTCAATTCTACCTGTCTGTTCTTGGCCCCCTAGCATTGTGGCTGTGGATACTTACAGTATTTTTGTTATATTTCTAAGAATTCCCTAGTGTTTTCTCTAACTTTGAACTGAAGTGTGGTTTTGAATTTAAATTTGGGAATACACACTGGTAGTCCTCTGGCTGCATGTAAGTCAGCACATCCTGTGATCAGGTTACTCTGATGCATCTCTCCTTACAGGCTTTTTCTGGATCACTGTAAGAAGAATCATTTCACCTGTTCTGTGCTCTCTAAAACTGGTATAGTGCTGTCCTTACACACTCCAGCTACATCAGGATCCTCAAAGGGTAGGTTGCAGGGGACCAGAGGAGAGCAGTAGATATTCTCAAGTTCAACAAAGCAGCAAGTAAGATGAAAGAAATGAATGTCTACGTAGCCTTCTGCGAAGACAGCAGTGATGTTGCTAGATAAGCAAAAACCAGACAGGTATGTCCTGAAAAGTTTAATATCCAGGCTCTTCACCTGTTCATTCTTTAGTAGGAAGTACCTTTGGGGCTGATTAATAGAGCAGTGCAGCTGTGAATGCTGAGGTTAGAAAAGGCCACTGGGATAGCATACTCTTCTGCAGTCCTCCATGCTGCAGGCCAGAGCACATTTTGCATCTGTGCCAGGGTTCATGAGTGAATGAGAAGTGAGCTTTGAAGATGCTCAAGTCTAGAAGTGATACATGTTATCAGCTGGATTGTCTATTTGATGATGTGCCTGACATGGACTGCCTAGTGGTACTGTCCCTTGGGCAGATGGCTATGAGAGGCGGTCAGGAATCTCCACCTTCAGAATTAACCTACAGTACAATTTCAACAAGCAGCCCTGTACCTGCTATTATTTCCTTATTCTGGATTTGATCTCAACAGAGCTGTTTGGAGATCTGATCAAATGTTTTTCAACCCAGTATGCTTGGGCAGTATTCCACATAACTCAAGTCTCCTATGTGTTGATACTGAAAACCCGacttgaacattaaaaaaaaaaaaaaaagtcaaccaaTTCAGGCTAGTCTATGAGATCCCAACTGTGGCAAACAAGATTGTATTTCATCCTGTGACATTGTGCAACTCCAAACACTACAGCTTAAAACATATGCAGAAGACACCTTCTTGTGCTGAAATTGTTTGCGTAACTCACCTCTGTTGCGAGCTTCACTGAGCCTTTCTGACAGAGAGAACATCATTTCACAAACATCCCCACTGCAACAGACAGAAGCTGTATAATTAGTGTGAGAAATAAAAGCACTTGTCTATCCTATTTGGCTGCCTTTTTATAGAAAGACAAAGCTTGATGGGAAGCCCAACAAAATAAACTGGTGTTTCAGACCACCAAGGATCTGCTTGCAAACTATTCTAGGATTAGCATCTGTGTATTTAGGCAAAGCCTGACTTAATCATAATGGCACAGGTTTGATACTAATACATTTTCAGCTGGGTAAAACAAAAGAATTTATGGTACTGAGGGACTTCAGTCCAGGCCCTCACTGCACGACATGCGCATACAAAACAGTAATATTCAAATACCTGTGGATTTCTGCAAAGCCAGGGATATATGCCTCCATCATTTCCACAAAGGTGTCCATGTCAAAGGTCTCCTCAGAGGACTCTGGTGAGCCCAGCTCTTCCAGGACACCCGTGATGTAAGAGAAGAAAACATCATCCATCCCACTGGCAACAGAGAGAACACAGGACATGGAAGTAGGCTCAACaggcatattttttctttctctttctctccattcCCATTCCTCCTAACCTTTTGTCTTTCTAATAGAGCAGCAGAAGGACCTATGTGGACTGTATCTTGTGGGCAGATCTCACCAGCAGCCAGGCAGTGGGTGGTCAGTGGTTGAGCAGGAAGCATTTAAGCCTAAAATACTGCATGCTGTCCTCCTTCCTGGGCAGTGCTGAATGAAAGTCCCAGAGCATGTCCAGATGCTGTGCTCCAGTAGGTACTTCAGCTGAGCTAACTAAAATACTCCAAGTGCTCAAACCTGACTTTTCTATGTTGACTGTTGTTTAAGGTGAGGTCATCACATTCTGTCAAGTTGCAACTTGTGTAGGATGCAGTGTTCTCTGCTTGTTGCTCTCCACACTTGTGTTGCTGCTGCCACCAGCTGCAAAACTAGCTGCTGTGTTCCAGCCTCAAGGTGGCTGTATCTGCACACAGGCAGAGTTCAAAACAGGGAGAGCCGTGACATAGCGCTATGCTGCTCAGAAAGCCCTTCAGGAGCACTGTGGAATGAAGGGAATCCCATATTCTAATGCATAGTACTGGACAGGAAATAAATCATCTTGGTAGTCAAAGAAATTACATTGCCACATTGCAATGTTAAACACTGGTCGTTCAAGCATTCACAGCAGAGCCTGTACTAATTACCTGCATCCTGGATCTGACATAAGTAAAAGCAACACAAAGCACAGGAAAGTTACAGAGCTCTGCTTGGAGTTGAGTATAATATGCAGAGGGACAATTCATGCAGAGTTCAAGCCAGAACAATTATATTGGATCTTTCTATCTCAGCATACCTGAAGTCTGCAGCAGGGATGTGGGACTGGATGAAGCGTGTCAGTGTGTCTCGAATGATTCTTTCAAGCTCCATGACTCTCTAAACCTTTTTCtctaaaaaggaggaggaaaaagaaaacaccacgTAATTTCAAAGGCAAGAAGTAGATCAAAATATCAAGAAGATCAAAAAGTAGGCATGGTATTGGTGAGTGTGCTCTTCCCATCGGAACAATTCATGAACTCCTCCATGTGTTGTGTCATCCCTGGGTAACAGCAGGCAAAGACATCAGCGAAAAGCAGCAGTATGAAGATCCATTGGAAATACCAGCGCCAAGCAGCCCCGTCTGTTGGGCCTCTCCTGCTCTTTGTTGATGCTGGCAGTATACGTCATGTACATTTAAAATGTCTTGTCCAGGAAGCAAATCTGGAAATGCAGATATGTCCAGCTGCAGGACCTCAGAGACACCTCCTGAGCTGGAATGCTGTGCTGTCCAGTGAGGGAGCAATGGGTAGTGGGTTTGCATGCTCAGTGCACAAAGGGGTGGACCTACCAGCCAAGAGCATTCGCAGTGATGCTTTGACTCAAGAACAAGTGGGAGGAAGGGTAATGTCTCCTAAAGAAAAGACAACCTAGTGCGTATTTTACAGGGAAATACCAAGCAGGGCACAGACCACTAGTCTGCCAGCCAAAATATCAAAGGTCTCCAGGTCAGGCACGGACTGCCAGTGGAATCCTGCCCAAACAGGAGCCTGTTGTTGTGCTTGGTAAATGAGCCATTCTGCAGCCAATGCAGCTGCAACAAGGCACACTTGATAACTCGGAGCTCAGGAGAGTTTTAAGAATCACAGAACTCCCACAGAAGAAATGGCAGAGGGGGCTGCCCACAGCCCTCCTTCAGCTATCAGCACTAGGCCTGGGCTGAATTGGGTGGAGAAAAGCCCTTCCTTAACCATTCATTTCCCCTGGGGTCTACAAAGCTGCTGGGTGGACAAACTCCTGGTGTAAGCACAGAGTTCTTCTGAGGAAGCATTTCACAGCATTAGAAGAAAACAAGACTGCAAACTTTGGCAGGCAAGAGCTCTTCCAGAAAACACCTGAAGTGAGCTCCTGAGCTCCcctgctgctttcatttttcagCCTCACGAGACtactttgtttgcatttttcttccttttgcagatgtcatgGCCCACAAGTGTGGAAGCTGGCTATAAAAACAAAAACGTGTAAAAACACCTTCCCGCCACCCATTCGTTGTTTCtatgtgttttgtgtgttttctagTGGTGTGATCGAACCAAGTTTATCTTTGCCATCTTTGCAACATAcccagaaaaacacagaaaaagccaGTGATAAAATGTTGAATCTCACTGTTGGCAAGAGTACTGTCCTAAGTGGCACATTTCCCCAACATTTTAAGCTGAATCTGCAAATGCTGGCAACTACCAAGCCCCCTAAACTTGCAAGCAcaagaaaagtaattttcttttttacatatATCATAGGTTGGAAATCAACATGTAGCAGTCAAAATGTTCTTACTACAGTCACTACTATCAAGAGGAATGCTTATTTCCTCCTTATTCAGAGTGTTTGTGATATCCTGGGAGCTGGAAGTCTAAAAGATTTTGTCCATTTCCATGAAACATTTCCAATATTCTATAAGAGATGACTGAATAGTAACCAATAACATTTCCTAACAACCCAATTACCTGAACAACAAAGCACAATTCACCATGTCAAAGGCACTTTTGTGAGGTCCATAAATTAGCTGCTTGTAATTTATTCTGATCAATAGAAAAGGCAAAGTCGCTCATCTCCTTAACCAAAGGCACTTGCAGGCAAGTGTCAGACTGGGACaagacaaacacagaaaaaaatcattcagCACCAGGGGTATCACAGCTACGGCCAGCCACTAACTGGTCTTGAATCCATTCCTTGACCTCTGACAACCACAAGAAATGCTGGTGTGAAGTGTTTGAAAATATTCAGGTATTTTCCTGTGGAGCTACTGGGCTGTATCTCAGCAAAAGCTGCTCCCTGGTATCTGTGAGTGGAAAGAAGGACGCGGGTTTAACCATTGGGTATAAAttctctctggcacctcagacaAATCCATCCACCAGCACACTCAAATTTAAGGTTTACATACAGAGAAGGCAAGCTGCCATCTTCAGCCTGCCTTTGAAGAAAGGAAACCCTTTAAATGACAAAAGCAGAGTCATGCACTGAAGGACAGAAAGTAACTAGGTGATCAAGTACTTCTTCAAAGGTCAGCCATCGCCCTTTCACCTGAAGAACCCATCTCAGCTCCTACAAAACCAGAAGCACCAAGAGGGACAGATGcacttgcatttgatcatttattgCCATAAGGGAGAGACTTCATTCACCAGTAAACAGTCCTGACAAAACTTAACATCTGGGTGATCTGTTGTGCACAATGGTCTTGGCCAAATAAGGCTTGTGGAAGACAAGTCCTGAAGATCCTCTGGCCTTCCAGATTCAGTTGGTATTTTCTTGAAATAGAGGGAGCTAATAAAAAACATATgtacaaacatttaaaaaaggaTTCTTCAAGGAATAAAATGATGTTGCTGCATATTCCCCCCTGCACAGCCAAGTTTACAATTACAATGACTCAGGACATCAAAACACCTTATGCATTATACCTTCAAATGCCACATTTTTTTCTAGTGGTGACCTGCAATAGTTAAGAGGGAGATTTACTAGAAGGGCCTATCCTATGTGCACAGTTTTGTGGACGAGTGATTTATAATGTACAGAATGATCTAAAACTGAAAGGCAGGAGAAATTACTCCCCTGAGGGTTCAATTTTACTGAAAAGGTGTTATCATAATTTTAAACTTTCAGTCATAATTACAATGTGGATTTTAAGACCGCTTCTGTAGTTGTCAGCTGATACAAACATATCTATGAAAGTCCTTCTGCATTTGTCATGATAATGTAGGCTCTGCTTAACATGTTGCACAGagtctattttttaaaacatatggTCAAGAAATAGCATTCCTATTGCTCTGCCCTCAGCAAGAGCCTCACAGTTTTGCACTGTCAGAACAAGAGACCTTCAACTCTTGGAAATCCCTGTCACTTTTCAGAGTCTTTAAACACTGGGGTTTATTACTGAAGAGTGAGTAGCAGAGCACTGGATGTCACCTCACTAAGGCTTGGTTTGACATACCAGGAGTGCTTACTTGATCCACATAATACCACATGGCATACATATTTTCTCAAGTCAGGCAGAGAAAAATGGTATCAGTTTTCAAAATGTGAATGtgaaaattattcattttctgTACTACTTTGACCAGCAGTGCAACAGTTTGTCTCCCTATTGTCTGTCTTAAGAGCCTGGTAATCCCCATCATCCTTGCATTTTCCATTATACTTGTATCGTCTTAAATATCTACTTATGCTATATTCAAGAAAAGTTACTTCTTTTTGTacaattccttaaaaaaaagggTGAAAATCTGAAATGTTTG
The sequence above is drawn from the Patagioenas fasciata isolate bPatFas1 chromosome 8, bPatFas1.hap1, whole genome shotgun sequence genome and encodes:
- the CUEDC2 gene encoding CUE domain-containing protein 2 isoform X2 is translated as MELERIIRDTLTRFIQSHIPAADFSGMDDVFFSYITGVLEELGSPESSEETFDMDTFVEMMEAYIPGFAEIHSGDVCEMMFSLSERLSEARNREKPGQKAVESGSEAPSEDLTKGREPGAGACNGERLCTTRDGAGAQELARPRRAPNHEELKQVILQKYMMVDSADDQKTHRPAPPKEAPKKLIRYIDNQVVSTKGERYKDIKKPESEEMKRTYISLKPARKYKFH
- the CUEDC2 gene encoding CUE domain-containing protein 2 isoform X1; amino-acid sequence: MELERIIRDTLTRFIQSHIPAADFSGMDDVFFSYITGVLEELGSPESSEETFDMDTFVEMMEAYIPGFAEIHSGDVCEMMFSLSERLSEARNREKPGQKAVESGSEAPSEDLTKGREPGAGACNGERLCTTRDGAGAQEGGDLKDGVELLLEMFPACTMSQVEKALAMALGNLEEAVQLIVDEKVEIGPAGVSVKELARPRRAPNHEELKQVILQKYMMVDSADDQKTHRPAPPKEAPKKLIRYIDNQVVSTKGERYKDIKKPESEEMKRTYISLKPARKYKFH